Below is a window of Acidimicrobiales bacterium DNA.
CTCGGGTACCGCGTATACCGGGTCCCCTCGTGCGGCGCGGACCTTCACGGCTCCGATCTCCTCGAGGTCCCTCGATACCGTCGCTTGAGTGGCTTCGACCCCCGCAGCTGCGAGGAGATCGACGAGCTGCGACTGGCTGGTCACCGCGTTCTGCTCGATGAGCTGCTCGATGCGATGCTGCCGCTGCGTCTTGGAGAGCTTCAACGGGTCCCCCGTTGTACTAGCCACCAGAGGAGGCCACGCGCCGCGTGCATCCTGTTTTCCGCCTGATCCCAAACGACGCTCGCCGGCCCGTCGATGACTCCTGCGCTGACCTCGAGCCCGCGATGCGCGGGAAGGCAGTGCAAGAAGATCGCGTCCTTCGCGGCCTTCGACATCAGTTCTTCGTCGACCTGGTAGCCGGCGAAAGCGTCTGCGCGCGATTGGGACTCCGATTCCTGTCCCATCGACACCCACACATCCGTGTACACAGCATCCGCTCCCTCGACGGCCTCGACCGGGTCTTTCGTGGCGAGAACCGACACTCCGTACGAAAGCGCTCCGTCGGCCGTCGTCGCGTCGAGCTCGTGGCCCACCGGGGTGGCCAGCCGGATATTCACGCCGGCCATCGCGCACGCCAAGGTGAGGCTGCGTGCCACGTTGTTTCCGTCTCCGACCCAAGCGACCGTCCGCCCCTTCAAGCTTCCCCAGTGCTGCCGCAAGGTCAGAAGGTCGGCCAGCGCTTGACAAGGATGTGACCAGTCGGACAGCAAGTTGACGACGGGCACCTCGCCGACACGCCGCATCGACTCGAGTAGACCATGCTCGAACACCCTCGCTGCCAGGACGGCGTGGTACCGGGCCAGAACGCGGGTGACGTCCTCGACCGTTTCGCGCTCGCCGATCCCGATCTCGTCCCCCCGGATGGTTACCGAATGCCCGCCGAGTTGGAATACCGCCATCTCGGTTGAGTTGCGGGTCCGGTTCGACGGCTTCTCGAATATGAGCGCGACGCCGCGCCCGGCAAGCACCGGTGGGGGCGACTTGGTTTCGGCCAGGTCAAGAACCGTCTGCAACTCTTCAGGGGTCAGGTCGTCTACTTCAAGGAAGTGCCGCATCTTCAGTCAGTGAGTATCCGTTTGCTCCGCAATCGTGGCGATCGCGCCGGCGAGGATTGCAACTGCTTCGTCCATCTCGGAGTCGGTGACGAGGAGTGAGGGGGCCAGCCGCAAGGCGGACGCGGTCACCGCGTTGACGACCAGTCCCGCAGCGAGCGCAGCTGAAGCGACGTCCGACGCCTTTTTCCCCTCCTCGAGCTCGACCGCCAGGAGAAGGCCCATACCCCGAACCTCTTTCACACCTGGAACCTTGGACAGAGATTCGTTCAGGTGTGTACCGGCCCGCCGCGCACGAGCCGGGACGTCTTCGGACTGCATCACCTCGAGCACGGCACGCGCCGCCGCAGTAGCCAGAGGCTGACCGCCGAATGTGGTGGCGTGGTCCCCGGGCACGAACGCGGATGCCACGTCCTCACGAGCCCAGCAGGCCCCGATAGGAACTCCGTTCCCGAGAGCCTTCGCCATAGTCACGACGTCGGGGCGGATGCCGTAGTGCTGGAACCCGAACCATTCGCCGGTCCGCCCGAGGCCTGTTTGGACCTCGTCGACGATCATCAGCAGCCCTCTCTCGTCACACAACTCCCTCACCGCCCCGAAATAGTCGGCGCCCGCCGGGTTCACTCCCCCCTCGCCTTGCACCGGTTCCAAGAGGATCGCGGCGACCGATGGGTCGACTGCAGCGGACAGCGCGTCGAGATCCCGCCAGGCGACGTGGCGGAACCCTTCGGGGAGAGGCTGAAAGGGCTCGTGCTTCGTGGGTTGGCCTGTTGCGTGAAGTGTGGCGAGGGTCCGTCCGTGGAACGAGCCGTACGCGCTGACCACGGCGTACCGGCCGCGCCCCGCCCACTTCCTGGCGAGCTTTATCGCGGCCTCGTTGGCTTCGGCACCGCTGTTGCAGAAAAAGACCCGGCCGTCTCCGGCGTTCACCAAACGGTCGAGAGTGGCCGCCACCTCGCGTTGCGGGATGGTGCCGAACAGGTTGGAGACGTGCAACAGGGTTCGAGCTTGGTCGCAAATAGCGTCGGCTACCGCGGGGTGCGCATGTCCAAGCGAGGTGACCGCGAGGCCGCTCAGAAAATCGAGGTATTCGTTGCCGGCGCCGTCCCACAGTCTGCTTCCCGCGCCGCGCACGAACGTGACCGGAGCCGGCGGGTAGGTATTCATGAGCCGGTCGCTCATTGGGCGCTCACCATCGTTCCGATTCCCTCCCTGGTGAAGATCTCCAACAGGAGCGCGTGCGCTTCGCGCCCGTCGAGGATGTGCGCTTGACCGACGCCATTCCGGACGGCGCGAAGGCATGAGCGCGCCTTGGGGATCATGCCTCCTGCGACGGTGCCCTCGTCCAGCATCGCTTCCAGATCGTCGGGCCCAGCGGAGGAGACGCGCGTCGCGGGATCATCCCGGTCCCGCCGTATGCCATCGACGTCGGTGAGGTAGACGAGCTTCGCTGCTCTCACAGCTTCGGCGATCGCGCCGGCGGCCGTGTCGGCGTTGATGTTGTAGGCCTGGCCGGTTTCGTCGGTGCCGATGGTAGCGACCACTGGGATGAGATTCTCGGCTAGCAAACGGTTGAGCAGATCGGGATTCACCGATACGACGTCGCCGACGAAGCCGAGAGCCGGATCTCTCGCTTCCGCGCTGATCAGACCTGCGTCCTCGCCGGAAACTCCGACCGCGAGCGGCCCGTGAACGTTGACCGCAGAAACGATGTCCCGATTGATCTTGCCGACGAGGACCATGCGTGCAATGTCGAGAGTCTCTGCGTCGGTGACACGAAGCCCGTCGACGAACTCTGGCACCTTGCCGAGTCGCTGCATGAGCTCGCCGATCTGCGGGCCCCCGCCGTGGACGACCAGGGGCCTCATGCCCACCGATCGCATGAGCACGACGTCGCTCGCGAACGATGCAAGCGCGTCATCATTACGGTCTCCCGCGAGGGCATTACCGCCGTACTTCACGACGACCACCCTTCCCCAGAAACGCCGGATGTACGGAAGAGCCTCGATGAGGATCCCCGCTTTGAGCGAGGGGGAGACGTCGGCGATCGTTTCGGTCATGGGTAAAGGCCCGCAACTGGCAGACCGGCGGTTTCGGGCAAGCCGAGCGCGAGATTGGCGCACTGAATGGCCTGGCCGGCGGCGCCCTTGGTCAGGTTGTCGATCGCGGAGAGAGCGACGATCCATCCTGTTCGCGCATCGTTGCGCGCGGTCAGGTGCGCGGCGTTGGACCCGAGGGTTGCTTTTGTCGACGGCGACCGCTCCGAGACCACCACGAACGGAGAGCTCGCGTAGTAGCTGGCGAGCGTCGACAGAGGATCAACGTCTGTGGTTGCCGGCCGGGCGTAACACGTAGCGAGGATTCCCCGGTTCATCGGAGCTAGGTGCGGCGTGAACAGGATGCTCGCACCCGTCGCTTGCTCGATCTCCGGCGTGTGCCGGTGGTTGAGCAGCCCGTAGGCGGTGAAATCCTCATCGACCGCATTGAAGTGCGTGGTTGCCTTGAGGCTTCGGCCTGCGCCCGACACCCCGCTTGCTGCGTCGACGATGATCCCGGACGATTCGATGACCCCGGCCCTGACCAGAGGAGCCAAGGCAAGAGCGGCGGCGGTCACGTAGCAGCCGGCCACCGCGATCAGGGTGGCTCCTGGAAGTTCGTCGCCGAACAGCTCCGGAATGCCGAACACCGCCTCGCTCAGGAGCTCAGGGTGCTTGTGCTCCTCCCCATACCAGCGCGGGTAGAGGGCCCCGTCGCGTAAGCGGAAATCAGCGGCGAGGTCGACGACCAGGCCGACACGTTTTCGAAGGTCGGGCATCAGATCCTGGGATGCCCCGTGGGGCAGCGCCAGGAAGACGATGTCGAGTCCGTCCGCTGCGGCGGGGTCCGCGTTGCCGAGGACTAGCTGGGGGAAGCTCGCGGCAAGACTCGGGTACAGGTCGGCGACCTTTCCTCCGGCCCGGCTGTCCGCGGTCGCCATGACGACTTCGAGGTTCGGATGGCCCGAGGCAAGGCGGAGAAGCTCCGCCCCGGCGAAACCGGACGCGCCGAAGACGCCGGTCTTCAACTTGGGGGCGGGTCCGGGAGGCACATCAAACAACTATACAGGATGGTGCATATTGATGCAGCAAGAAAGCGTCCGACCGGTCTGCCGGGACTCAGCCCCGAAGCTGCGCATCATGGCGTGACGTCACCGCGTCGATTGCGGCCTGGCGTAGACCGGCGAGGTCGGCGTCGTCCAGGGTTCGGTCGTCTGCGCGGAACCTGAGCCGGAAGGCGAGGCTCTTGTTTCCCAGCCCGAGTTGCTCGCTGCGGTAAATGTCGAACAGCCAGCAGGCCTCGAGCAGGTCTCCCCCGGCAGTGGCGATCGTGCTGCGGACCTCTCCGGCCGGCACATCTTCACGGAGCACGAACGCGAGGTCGATGTCTCCGGCGGGGAAACGGCTGACCGGTCTGGACTCGAATGGTGTACGGCGTTCGCGGGCAAGCGCGTCCAGGGACAGCTCCAGGTATCCCAGCCGCCCCGCAAGTCCGTATCTCGCGGCGACCTCGGCGTCCAACTCCCCGAGCGCCCCGAACGCGACCCCGTTCGAACCAACGATTCGGGCCGCGCGAGCGGGATGCAAGCCAGCGACCGAGTCGCCTTGAACTTGTTGGCCTTCCAGCCTCAGCGCCTCGGACACCAACCTCCACGTGCGTGCGGCTGAGAACGCGGGTCTGGAATCGTCGTCGGAGTCCGGCGATCCGGCGGTTTGTCGGCGGCCGGTGGCCGGAACCGGGGCCATGATCACGCCGAGCATTTCCGTCTCGGTCGGGGTCACCGTTCCTTTCGGAGGAATCGCGAAGACGTTCCCTATCTCGAACAGGCAGACGTCGCCGGCTTGCCGATCACGGTTGAACTTCACCGCTTTGAGCATGCCGGGGAGCAACGAGGTGCGCAGGATCGATTCCGATTGGTCGAGGGGATTTTCCACCTCGACCGCGGCTGGGTCGAGGCCTGCTCGTTCGAGATCTCCAGGCGCAAGGAACGTCGTCGTCCAGGCTTCGTCGTACCCGGCGCCGGCGAGGATGTCGCGAATCCGGCGGCATTCCTTCTGATGCGTGGTCAGTCCCCCTGCGCGCCCGCTCGTGCCGGCGGGGACCGTTCGGCGGATCCTGCTGTAGCCCCACATTCGGGCTACTTCCTCGATGACGTCTATCTCGCGCTCGGTGTCGAGCCTCCAGGAGGGCACGACGACGTCGAGGACCGAAGGGGTATCGGCGCGGTCGACCTGATCTTTTTCCGGGACCAACGCTTCGAATCCGATCGGTTCGATCAGTCCCGCAACGTCGAGCGCGGTCAGCTCCGTACCGAGGATCTCGTTCACCCGATCGGTTCGGACCGGTACGGTTCGCCGGGCCGGGAGGTGCTGCCGGTCGACCACGTCGACGGTAGGCCCGCGGCGCACCTCGTCGATGCCGCTCACTGAAGAGAGAAGTCCGGCGAAACGCTCGACCGCGTGCGACGCGATTTCTGGGTCGACGCCTCTCTCGAAACGTACTCGGGCTTCCGAATGGAGCCCGAGCCGCTTGCCCGTGCGAGCGATGGCCATCGGTGAGAACCAGGCTGCTTCAAGCAAGACCCGCCTCGTACCCTCGGCGATCTCGGCGTTGGCACCGCCCATGATTCCGCCGACTCCGACAGGGGCGCCCTCCGCGTCGCATATGACGCAGTCGTCTTCTTGCAGCTTCCTTTCGACGCCGTCAAGAGTTTCGAGCACCTCACCCGGACGGCCTCGACGAACCAGGATCCCTCCCCCGCCGAGGCGATGGAGGTCGTAGGCGTGGTTGGGTTGCCCGAAGTCGAGCATCACGTAGTTGGACACGTCCACGACTGCGTTGATCGGCCTCATGCCTGCGAGAGTGAGCCGGCGCGCGATCCAGGCCGGAGAAGGACCCTGCGGGGCTCCGTCGATGATCGTGCCGGTGAAACGAGGGCACAGATCACCAGACTCGACGTTGATGGGTGCAGTTCCGAGAGAGTCGTCGACGGGTGGCGCCCCAGGCGTGGTCGGCATCGACCACGGCTCACCGAGCCTGGCTGCGAGATCCCTGGCGACTCCAGCCATGCTCAGGGCGTCTGGGCGGTTGGCGGAGATGTCCAAGTCGAACACCACGTCCGGGTGCAGATCGAGTGCCTCTACGAGCGGAGTGCCGGGGGGTGCGAGGTGGGCAGGCAGGATCATCAGCCCGTCCGATGCGCCAGCCTGCGGGAGCTCGAGCTCGGATGGCGAGCAGAGCATCCCGTTGGACAACTCTCCCCGCATTTTCCGACGCGAGATCTTGTCTCCGTTCGGCAGGACGGCACCGACCGGGGCGAGTGGGACGAGATCGCCGACCGCGAAGTTCCATGCGCCACACACGATCTGCAGCGGTGAGCCGTTGCCGGCATCGACATCGACGAGCCTGACCCGGTCGGCGTTGGGATGGGGCCGAATGTCGAGGACCTTGGCGACGACCACGTCTTCGGGACCCGCTCCTACCCGCTCGACTCCTTCGACGACGAGGCCGAGGTCCGACAAGGCGGCGGCGAGTTCCGCCGGATCGGCGTCAAGTGGCGCGTAATCGCGAAGCCAGGACAGAGGTGCACGCATCGGGAATTCCTAAAACTGGGAGAGAAAACGGACGTCGTTGTCGAGCAGCCAGCGCATGTCCGCCAAGCCGACCCGCACCTGGGCGAGACGGTCGATGCCGAATCCGAACGCAAACCCGCTGTACTCCTCGGGATCGATGCCGACTGCGTGAAACACGTTGGGGTCGACCATTCCGCACCCGCCCAGTTCGATCCACCCAGACCCGCTACAGGTTCGGCATCCCTCGCCTCCGCATATCGGGCAGGTGACTTCGAACTCAGCCGAAGGCTCCGTGAACGGGAAGTACGAAGGTCGCAACCTGGAATGGAAACCCGGGCCGAAAAACGCGTTGGTGAACTCCTCGATCGTGCCGGCCAGGTCGCCGAAGGTGATTCCCTTGTCGACGACCAGGCCCTCGATCTGATGGAACACCGGCAGGTGTCGGGCGTCGGGAGTATCGCGCCGGTAGCACCGACCGGGCATCACCGCATAAATGGGGAGCTGCTTCGACTCCATAAGGTGGATCTGCACCGGAGAAGTGTGGGTGCGGAGCAGGACCGTCTCCGGCTCGCCGAGCTTCAAGTACAGCGTGTCCCACATGCCGCGCGCAGGGTGCGCCGGCGGCATGTTGAGTGCCTCGAAGTTGTACCAGTCGGTTTCGGCCTCGGGGCCTTCCGCCACGGCGAATCCCATCGATACGAACGTGTCCTCCAACTCGTCGCGCGTCTGGGTTACGAGGTGAAGGTGCCCGCGGGTTCGAGTGAGCCAGTCGAGCGGCGCGGCCGCCGGCTCGGCGAGCGGTTCAGTCAGATCGAGTCGCTCGGACTCCGCCCGTTCCCTCCGGTCGGCCTGCTCGTAGGTGGTCCGGAGCTGGGCGGTTATTTGCTCCAACCGGGTGCTCGCCGCGTTGAGAGTGGCGCCGGCCTGCCGCCGATCGCCGGAGGGGAGCTGTCCGAGCCTCGACTTCAGCGCGGCAAGCTTCGACCGCCGCCCGAGAACATCGCGCTCGGTTTCGCGCAATGCTTCGAGATCGCTTGCCGCTTCGAGACGGGCGCGGGCCTCGGCCTCGATTGCTTCAACTTCTGCTTGGAACGCCGAAAGCGAAACTTCTTCGTCGGTTCCGTTGGACGCGGTTGCGGTTGTGCTTTTCGGGGGGGTGGGTCCGGTCACAGTTCCTGAAGCTTGTCCAAGTCGAGAAGAGGAAGCGTAAAGGTAAACGTCGACCCTGTCCCCAGATTTGATTCGGCGGTGAGGTCGCCTCCGTGGGACTCGACCAAGCCCCTACTGATCCACAACCCAAGACCTGACCCCGTCGGGCGGCCCTCAGAGCGGCGGAAGAACTTGGTGAACACCTTCGGCAGGTCCTCAGGTGGGATCCCGTCACCGAGGTCGGAAACCGCTACCGAGACCGATTCGTTTCCAAGCGATCCCTCGATCCGCAAACCGCGGGGCGAGCCGTACTTGCAGGCGTTCTCGACAAGGTTGGTGAGGACCTGCTCGACCTTGTCCGGATCTGCGTACACCTTGGGGAAGCCGTCTGGAAACTCGACCGTCGCCTCCAGCTCGGGGTATTCCAATCTGACCTTCTCGACGACGGTGGCCGCGAGCCTGGGCAGGTCGACCAGCTGCCGGCGCAACCGAAGCCGGCCCGTCTCGAGCCGGCTGATGTCGAGGAGCTCGGTGATCAGGCGTGTGACCCGGTCGGCATCGTGGTTGACCTGTTCGAGCATCATCTGCTTCTGGTCGTCGCGGAGCCGGTCCCACCGGTTGATGAGAAGGCTCGTGTAGCCCTTTACCGAAGTCAGCGGGGACCGAAGCTCATGACTAACGGTGGAGACGATCTCCATGCCGCTGACGCCGGTCCTCGCCTGGCGGGCGGCATTCCGGAAGGTGACTACCGCGGTAGCTAGGTTTCCGGAGGCGTCGCGCTGGAAGGACCCGGAGAGGGAGGTGACCAGGTCGCGGCCGTCGCGTTTTCGGAGAACGATGGTCTGCTCCGCGATGCCACTGACCGAACGGAGCCGGGTCGACGCATGCCAGCTGTTGCTCAGATCGCGGCCGTCCAGGTCGCGGGCGGAGAGCGTCTCCGAGCAAAACCGGCCGACAAGATCGCTCTCGGCGTAGCCGGTCATTTGAAGCGCGACACGGTTGGCTCGGACGACTCGCATGTCTGAATCGAGCACGAGGAGGGCATCGGGCAGGAGATCCGCCATGCCGTCGGCGCTGATCTCGATGGGATCGCTTGAGGGGACGCCGGCGGGTGCGCCAGAAGGTGCGCCAGAAGGTACGCCGGCAGGCGTGCCCGCCCGGGTGGCGGCAGGCGCGCTGTCGGCCTTGCGGGCGTCAGGTCCCGATCGGGCGCTGGCGCCCACGGGGGTCTCCGGCGATGTGGCTGCGTCGGTCATGCGGCGCCTCTAACACTACGGGTGGCGCGAGCGGCCTGCGACGTCTGCGGCGCCCGCCCTGATTGGGCTGATTGGGCGGGAAGAGGTGCCTCACGGCGCTGGCGGGCTGCCTCGAAGCACAGAATCGATCCCGCAATGGCGGCGTTAAGGGATTCGGTGCCGTCGGACATCGGGACGGTCAGGAGCCCGTCCAGAACCCCCGGCACATGATCCGGGATCCCGTGCGCCTCATTGCCGAGGACAAGCGCGCACGGGCCCGACAGGTCGGCCTGCGAATAATCGATACCTCCGTGTGCCGCCGTCCCCCACACCGTCGTGCCCGCCTGCCGAAGGAAATCGAGCGCCTGGCCGAACTCGACATCGGTCGCTACCGGCACGTGGAAGATGGCGCCCGCGGTTGCTCGCACCGTCTTCGGGTTGTAGAGATCGACGGACGGCTTGCAGAGCAGGACGAGGTCCGCACCGGCGCCGGAGGCGCTCCGGATCAGCGTGCCGGCGTTGCCGGGGTCGCTGATGCCGGCAAGAACCAGGACAAGACTCGCCGATGTCTCCGCGTCCAGCGGTCGGTGAACGCTTTGGACGATCGCTGCGATCGGCTGTGGCGTGACCGTGTCGAGCACCCGGGCGAGCGCGTCGGGCTGAACTTCAATGACGCGTAGCCCGTCCTGCTCGCACTCTCGCGCGAGCTCGTGATCTACGGCCCTGGCGGATCCGGGCTCGAGAAACACCGTGTCGATGACTGCGCCGGCATGCCGCGCTTCGCCGAGAAGCTTGGCGCCCTCGACGACGAAGGCCCC
It encodes the following:
- the argF gene encoding ornithine carbamoyltransferase, whose product is MRHFLEVDDLTPEELQTVLDLAETKSPPPVLAGRGVALIFEKPSNRTRNSTEMAVFQLGGHSVTIRGDEIGIGERETVEDVTRVLARYHAVLAARVFEHGLLESMRRVGEVPVVNLLSDWSHPCQALADLLTLRQHWGSLKGRTVAWVGDGNNVARSLTLACAMAGVNIRLATPVGHELDATTADGALSYGVSVLATKDPVEAVEGADAVYTDVWVSMGQESESQSRADAFAGYQVDEELMSKAAKDAIFLHCLPAHRGLEVSAGVIDGPASVVWDQAENRMHAARGLLWWLVQRGTR
- a CDS encoding acetylornithine transaminase, translated to MSDRLMNTYPPAPVTFVRGAGSRLWDGAGNEYLDFLSGLAVTSLGHAHPAVADAICDQARTLLHVSNLFGTIPQREVAATLDRLVNAGDGRVFFCNSGAEANEAAIKLARKWAGRGRYAVVSAYGSFHGRTLATLHATGQPTKHEPFQPLPEGFRHVAWRDLDALSAAVDPSVAAILLEPVQGEGGVNPAGADYFGAVRELCDERGLLMIVDEVQTGLGRTGEWFGFQHYGIRPDVVTMAKALGNGVPIGACWAREDVASAFVPGDHATTFGGQPLATAAARAVLEVMQSEDVPARARRAGTHLNESLSKVPGVKEVRGMGLLLAVELEEGKKASDVASAALAAGLVVNAVTASALRLAPSLLVTDSEMDEAVAILAGAIATIAEQTDTH
- the argB gene encoding acetylglutamate kinase; amino-acid sequence: MTETIADVSPSLKAGILIEALPYIRRFWGRVVVVKYGGNALAGDRNDDALASFASDVVLMRSVGMRPLVVHGGGPQIGELMQRLGKVPEFVDGLRVTDAETLDIARMVLVGKINRDIVSAVNVHGPLAVGVSGEDAGLISAEARDPALGFVGDVVSVNPDLLNRLLAENLIPVVATIGTDETGQAYNINADTAAGAIAEAVRAAKLVYLTDVDGIRRDRDDPATRVSSAGPDDLEAMLDEGTVAGGMIPKARSCLRAVRNGVGQAHILDGREAHALLLEIFTREGIGTMVSAQ
- the argC gene encoding N-acetyl-gamma-glutamyl-phosphate reductase; translated protein: MPPGPAPKLKTGVFGASGFAGAELLRLASGHPNLEVVMATADSRAGGKVADLYPSLAASFPQLVLGNADPAAADGLDIVFLALPHGASQDLMPDLRKRVGLVVDLAADFRLRDGALYPRWYGEEHKHPELLSEAVFGIPELFGDELPGATLIAVAGCYVTAAALALAPLVRAGVIESSGIIVDAASGVSGAGRSLKATTHFNAVDEDFTAYGLLNHRHTPEIEQATGASILFTPHLAPMNRGILATCYARPATTDVDPLSTLASYYASSPFVVVSERSPSTKATLGSNAAHLTARNDARTGWIVALSAIDNLTKGAAGQAIQCANLALGLPETAGLPVAGLYP
- the pheT gene encoding phenylalanine--tRNA ligase subunit beta, producing MRAPLSWLRDYAPLDADPAELAAALSDLGLVVEGVERVGAGPEDVVVAKVLDIRPHPNADRVRLVDVDAGNGSPLQIVCGAWNFAVGDLVPLAPVGAVLPNGDKISRRKMRGELSNGMLCSPSELELPQAGASDGLMILPAHLAPPGTPLVEALDLHPDVVFDLDISANRPDALSMAGVARDLAARLGEPWSMPTTPGAPPVDDSLGTAPINVESGDLCPRFTGTIIDGAPQGPSPAWIARRLTLAGMRPINAVVDVSNYVMLDFGQPNHAYDLHRLGGGGILVRRGRPGEVLETLDGVERKLQEDDCVICDAEGAPVGVGGIMGGANAEIAEGTRRVLLEAAWFSPMAIARTGKRLGLHSEARVRFERGVDPEIASHAVERFAGLLSSVSGIDEVRRGPTVDVVDRQHLPARRTVPVRTDRVNEILGTELTALDVAGLIEPIGFEALVPEKDQVDRADTPSVLDVVVPSWRLDTEREIDVIEEVARMWGYSRIRRTVPAGTSGRAGGLTTHQKECRRIRDILAGAGYDEAWTTTFLAPGDLERAGLDPAAVEVENPLDQSESILRTSLLPGMLKAVKFNRDRQAGDVCLFEIGNVFAIPPKGTVTPTETEMLGVIMAPVPATGRRQTAGSPDSDDDSRPAFSAARTWRLVSEALRLEGQQVQGDSVAGLHPARAARIVGSNGVAFGALGELDAEVAARYGLAGRLGYLELSLDALARERRTPFESRPVSRFPAGDIDLAFVLREDVPAGEVRSTIATAGGDLLEACWLFDIYRSEQLGLGNKSLAFRLRFRADDRTLDDADLAGLRQAAIDAVTSRHDAQLRG
- the pheS gene encoding phenylalanine--tRNA ligase subunit alpha, yielding MTGPTPPKSTTATASNGTDEEVSLSAFQAEVEAIEAEARARLEAASDLEALRETERDVLGRRSKLAALKSRLGQLPSGDRRQAGATLNAASTRLEQITAQLRTTYEQADRRERAESERLDLTEPLAEPAAAPLDWLTRTRGHLHLVTQTRDELEDTFVSMGFAVAEGPEAETDWYNFEALNMPPAHPARGMWDTLYLKLGEPETVLLRTHTSPVQIHLMESKQLPIYAVMPGRCYRRDTPDARHLPVFHQIEGLVVDKGITFGDLAGTIEEFTNAFFGPGFHSRLRPSYFPFTEPSAEFEVTCPICGGEGCRTCSGSGWIELGGCGMVDPNVFHAVGIDPEEYSGFAFGFGIDRLAQVRVGLADMRWLLDNDVRFLSQF
- a CDS encoding PAS domain-containing sensor histidine kinase, coding for MTDAATSPETPVGASARSGPDARKADSAPAATRAGTPAGVPSGAPSGAPAGVPSSDPIEISADGMADLLPDALLVLDSDMRVVRANRVALQMTGYAESDLVGRFCSETLSARDLDGRDLSNSWHASTRLRSVSGIAEQTIVLRKRDGRDLVTSLSGSFQRDASGNLATAVVTFRNAARQARTGVSGMEIVSTVSHELRSPLTSVKGYTSLLINRWDRLRDDQKQMMLEQVNHDADRVTRLITELLDISRLETGRLRLRRQLVDLPRLAATVVEKVRLEYPELEATVEFPDGFPKVYADPDKVEQVLTNLVENACKYGSPRGLRIEGSLGNESVSVAVSDLGDGIPPEDLPKVFTKFFRRSEGRPTGSGLGLWISRGLVESHGGDLTAESNLGTGSTFTFTLPLLDLDKLQEL
- a CDS encoding RNA methyltransferase: MRTVALRNPAVQRLRRLARQREARQQEGAFVVEGAKLLGEARHAGAVIDTVFLEPGSARAVDHELARECEQDGLRVIEVQPDALARVLDTVTPQPIAAIVQSVHRPLDAETSASLVLVLAGISDPGNAGTLIRSASGAGADLVLLCKPSVDLYNPKTVRATAGAIFHVPVATDVEFGQALDFLRQAGTTVWGTAAHGGIDYSQADLSGPCALVLGNEAHGIPDHVPGVLDGLLTVPMSDGTESLNAAIAGSILCFEAARQRREAPLPAQSAQSGRAPQTSQAARATRSVRGAA